The proteins below are encoded in one region of Pontibacter deserti:
- a CDS encoding TlpA family protein disulfide reductase, which yields MKTLYTLFTSMCLLLAVQANGQTYHEQHAECSVAFKNKESLTPGLVADFNECMVGADAPNFIVTTLDGAEIELAKLKGKVVVLNFWSTTCKPCIEEMPALNELVRFYKDANVIFLSLAPENAETLEKFFVRFPFDYTPAADAEKVKSEIFKLQTIVPYSVIIDKEGKIKKMWFGSFPGREHIFSLYTPLIDECLAKR from the coding sequence ATGAAAACACTTTATACCTTGTTTACGTCAATGTGCCTCTTGTTAGCAGTACAGGCGAACGGTCAGACCTATCATGAACAGCATGCAGAATGCTCCGTGGCTTTCAAAAACAAAGAAAGTCTAACCCCAGGATTAGTGGCAGACTTCAACGAATGTATGGTGGGAGCAGACGCTCCTAATTTCATTGTAACTACCTTGGATGGGGCAGAAATTGAACTGGCTAAGCTAAAGGGGAAAGTGGTAGTGCTTAATTTCTGGTCAACTACGTGCAAGCCTTGCATAGAGGAAATGCCTGCCTTAAATGAGTTGGTACGCTTCTACAAGGACGCAAACGTAATATTCCTTTCATTAGCACCTGAAAATGCAGAAACCCTTGAAAAATTCTTTGTTAGATTTCCATTTGACTACACTCCAGCAGCCGACGCGGAGAAAGTAAAATCAGAAATTTTCAAACTCCAAACTATTGTACCTTACTCTGTAATCATTGACAAGGAAGGTAAGATTAAGAAAATGTGGTTTGGTTCGTTTCCCGGACGGGAGCATATATTTAGCCTTTATACCCCTCTTATTGACGAGTGCTTGGCAAAAAGATAG